In the genome of Mus caroli unplaced genomic scaffold, CAROLI_EIJ_v1.1 scaffold_20401_1, whole genome shotgun sequence, one region contains:
- the LOC110288948 gene encoding olfactory receptor 7A10-like, protein MKPENQTNILEFLLLGFSQYPEHQPMLFGLFLLMFVVAVLGNLLIILAVSIDSHLHTPMYFFLSHLSISDIGFISTTIPKMLVNIQTQNKSITYAECITQIYFFMLFGGMDTLLLTVMAYDRFVAICHPLHYSVIMNPQLSGLLVLVSWFISFSYSLIQSLLMLRLSFCTNQIIKHFYCEYAKALTIACSDTLINHILLYVIICVLGFIPFSGILYSYYKIFSSILKIPSADGKYKAFSTCGSHLSVVSLFYGTGLGVYLSSDATSTSGKGIVASVMYTVVTPMLNPFIYSLRNKDIKKALKTLGRIPFLSGKLTGFRHLN, encoded by the coding sequence ATgaaaccagaaaaccaaacaaatattttagaatttttgctTCTGGGGTTTTCCCAATATCCAGAGCATCAACCCATGCTATTTGGACTGTTTCTGCTCATGTTTGTGGTCGCTGTGCTTGGGAATCTTCTCATCATTCTGGCCGTCAGCATTGACTCTCACCTGCAtacacccatgtacttcttcctgtcTCATCTGTCCATTTCTGACATTGGTTTCATCTCTACAACTATCCCTAAGATGTTGGTGAATATCCAAACACAGAACAAGTCCATCACCTATGCAGAATGCATCACccagatttattttttcatgctCTTTGGAGGTATGGACACACTTCTCCTCACCGTGATGGCCTATGACCGATTTGTGGCCATCTGTCATCCTCTTCACTATTCAGTCATTATGAATCCCCAACTAAGTGGCTTGCTGGTTCTTGTATCATGGTTCATTAGCTTTTCATATTCTCTGATACAGAGTCTATTGATGCTGCGGTTGTCCTTCTGCACAAATCAGATAATTAAACACTTTTACTGTGAATATGCCAAAGCCCTCACTATAGCCTGCTCAGACACACTAATCAATCATATCCTTCTTTATGTAATAATATGTGTCCTTGGCTTCATTCCTTTCTCAGGGATCCTTTATTCATACtataaaattttttcttctattttgaaaattccatcagcagatggaaaatataaagcattttctACCTGTGGGTCTCATCTATCAGTGGTTTCTTTATTCTATGGGACAGGTCTTGGTGTGTACCTTAGTTCTGATGCTACTTCCACTTCTGGGAAGGGCATCGTGGCCTCAGTAATGTATACAGTGGTCACCCCCATGCTGAACCCTTTCATCTACAGCTTGAGGAACAAAGACATTAAGAAGGCCTTAAAAACACTTGGGAGAATACCTTTTTTAAGTGGTAAGCTCACTGGTTTTAGACATCTGAACTGa